CTGAAATCtaaatgagaaagtgaaaaattGTAGAGTTTTtctcaaaaaaaacaaacttggtGGTGGATAAAACAAATTTCTACTGAAAACATCAGACAGATAAAGCACCACATGTTGTACTGACAGCTCCTTACAGATTATTTAAATTGAATGTCAGCTGGCATTGGAGTGCTActactcacacacaaaccctaACTATTGTTGGATCTAGGCACCCATTTTCAATTGGTCAAGTCCAGTTTTCCTGAATTTGCTGACAATTCAGGGGCAAATATTGTGATACCAGAGTTTTTTGCCCTTGTACGTATCTGTACGTTTATACCTGACAtctgttatttatatgttttaaagtAAGCAGTTTAAATGATAATGTGCTGTTCAATCGATATATTGACCAGTGACTGATGACCACTTGAATTGCAAACATCACCTAAACATGACGTGGTCAAGTGATGTTTGGCAGTTTTAAAGGTGACATGGTTCACCTgcctcatcattaacatgcagtgcattgtgggatgCGGAGAGCTATAAAGAACCCTCTCCAAAAGAGAACTTGATACATGGCAGGGGACTCTGTAGTGGCGTCTGAATGCACTGGAGGCCTCTATGTTTACTGTTGCACCTTCATTTATTTCCCCTAAGTTAAGATGATCAGAACAGTTTTTGCTGGATAATGTGAAATCACTGTTGTTATAATAGGGTCTGAATAATCATTCCTTcacctgtgctttttttttcctgctacaCATAATATAGACACATATAAAAAGGCAAGCTAGTAGTAAAATTTCTACTCGGTTTAAAACTTTGAGACTAGACCACAGGACTGATTGTGTGCTTGTTGATGTGTACAGTCAGTATCAGAGTGGATAGTTTGAAACCACAGCTCACGGTGAGTCTGTATTTGGTTGTGTAATGTTGCACACCGGTTAGGCGACAAGGAAACTTTAAAAACAGGACTTAATTGGCTTACTGCTGTCACAAGGATACTtctttatatttacaattttgacTTTAAATGTAGAGATGCAACTTATTCCGTTTTCTGCCTGATGTGGACTCTTGACAAAGAAATGTGTAAACTGAGATGTTTTCTAATCAACATTGCCTTTGCCAAATCTCCACGATGTCAATTCAGTAATGTGATTTTTCTTCTAGTGTGAAATCTTTGCTAATTTTATATACATCCATGTTTAGattatatataaagtaaaattagtATGTTATGGTAGATGCTCATTAGTCATTTAATTGCTGAATACAATCCAGAGAAATTGAATGATTCGAGCAGAGAACATGTGAAGCATTTAGTGCTTTTCATCCAACCTGTGAATCACCTCTACTGCCTACTCACATGAGGAATAGTTGAACGATCTGGAgtttttccacacaaacactaaagACATGACTCAAAATGATTCACTTCAGTCACTTATCTGAATTTCCTGTGATCAAACCAAACCAGCCACGAAAGGTCAGATATTCAGTTCAGTGACTAATTAGGAGGCAGAAACCATCATGTGACATGTCATAGCAAAATGTTTGTCCACCACGAGTTGTCAGAACAGCTTCAGTGCTCCTCACCAAGATTCAGTGTCACAGTCAAATCGTTTCATTTGACcagttttgtcagtttttctctttcacactccTGTGTAAattccttttttcctttgtaatcattttaaataaattaagacTGCATGTTGATCACATTCTTCCTCTAAAGAATATGTAACTGAAATCCTATTGTTATTTCTGCACAGtcttacatactgtacataccacCACACTTATTTTATGTAGTGAGACTTCAACCTGAAAACTTAATAAACTGGATAGCAagaatatttgtcttttatgCACCCATGAAACATGAACTTTACAAAAGGACAAACAATTACACCatatgtttattaaatattgcTTAAAATACAGTGTGCcgatataaaacaaacatgttgttgctgtttaatAAAACGCTCAAAACACATACAGGGCTCAGACATTTGCTAGTGTTCTGAAACGACCCCCTTCTATAATAAGTGCTTTAAATATTGTTGAGTTTTTTTGATTTGCTCATATGAACATAGGGACATCAAACACACCACGTGCCTGATGAGGAGGTAAGAAGATAAATTAAACTGACGATAAATGTACGTAACAGGAGAACAGTCTGAATGTGAACTAAGACACAGGGAATCGTCTCAAACCTTTCCAGTGACGTCTTTCATGAAACAACCCCTCAGTTGCTTTTGGTGGACGATGCGGAGCttttgctgtctgtctctgagtCGGTCTCTTCACTGCCACTGCTGGCTGCTCTCTGAGCTCCTGGTCTTGATCTGGACGTCTCCATCCTACACTGAAGCTCTGAAGCTCCTGTGCTCTGGGAGGTTTTCCGTGTGCTGTCTGACGGAGGGCCGCTGATCAATGTAGAGATGCTCTGCAGGCAGGAAGCATATGAATAGTTAAGTCATGTATCTCCACTGACTTGGCTTTGATTGATCATTGTCCCCCCATTTTCCCCTCTTGACTTTCATAACTTGTAAGAGCTCGTTTAGAGGCCTAGTGATTAAGAGGGAACTCACCCCTGTTTCCTGACTCTTCATCAGCTCTTCGATCTCACTGCTCCAGCCGAGCATTTCTGCAAACCTTCGGACTGTATTCTCCAAGTCCCCCAGCTCCATGTGGTCTCCTCTTCGCAGTGGCACCTTCTCAAAGGGACCCACAGCGTGTCGGTTCAGGAGGAGACGTGGCACAGTTGAGCGCACTGTATTCACCAGGCTGGCAAATGGCTCAATCTAAAACACGTTTTGATAGAATTGACTCAAAGAATTCACTACAAAATGAGTCACAGGGCAATTTAGAAACTGAATAGATGAATAGACAGATATTCAATATATTTTGGATGTTCACCTGTAAAGATGTGCCCATTATGATAAGCAGGTCAGCTTTAGGGAAGTCTTTAGTGTGGAGGAAATACTTCTGAGGAAGGTCCTctccaaaaaacacaacatcaggTTTGACTGTTGCAGCACAGAATGTGCATATGGGGACGTTATCATTCATTATAGCACGCTGTGAAAGAAATGCAGGAACTATTATTCTGGTTTCCAGAACAGGGAATCGGTGTAATCGTTCTCTAGTTTCGCACTGTAGACCCAGGCATACCTTAGCCTCCTCAGAAGGGTAAGGAGTGTAGCACAAGTGACAGGAAGCTGTGGCAAAACTGCCGTGAGCTTCCACAAGTTTGTCATCTGGGATGCCACACACTGACGAACAAATATGACATGAGCACGTAAGGAAAACACGAAAGaccaacagtgaaaacaaagcatCAGAACTCCACGACTACTGGTCATGTAAAAGAAACAGACCCAGAATCACTGcttttgttgtcatgtttgtcaAGGATGATCTCACTCACATTTCTCCAGTCCGTCAATGTTCTGTGTGTACATTCGAAGCAGCAGGCCTTTGTGATGAAGCATGCGGATGAAGTAGTGTATGTAGTTGGGTCTGTGTCTGCCAGGATAGAGAGCCTTGGCCAGGGAGAAGAAAGGCTGTGGGTCGTTGGAGAAGTAGTCAATGTTGAAAATGGCTTCTGGGTAAGGGATGTTGTATTTCTCCAAGTTAGCATAAAGACCTGTTCCTGGAGTTCTGGAAAAAAAGGGGTCtttatgtaatatataaaaaacagaagcagaacaaaGGAGGATGTAGAGAGAATAAACCCACAAACACCAACCTGAAATCTGGAATGCCGCTAGCTGTGCTGATTCCTGCTCCGGCCACCACCAACACGTTCTTACAGCGGCCGAGCTTCACCAGCCGAGCCACAGATGCCAGCCCACCTCTGGATGAAGACTTAGCAGCAGAGGTAGATGAGCTGCAGTGAGCCTGCACAGGATCACTGCTGTTGTTGGACATCTTTCCCGTCTTTCCTTTACTGGAGAccaggcagaaaaaaaaaaaaagagagatcttctattttcttcttctaataACCTGCCTGATACCAACATTGTTGAACTGTCAAACTTTTCAATTTATAGCCTAGGGTCTGATATAATATCCAAGATTGTCAGTGTCAATCTTAAACAAAAATGCAGCATGGTGTTAAGGTGGTAAcgtgtttgtcattttgtctggACTGAGATGTCAGAAACAACTGAATGGATtaacattataattataattatattcaTATTCCACACAAAGTCACACCTACTGAGTTAGAGGAAGCCCTGACTTCACTTCTAATGAACATTTttggtttatgaccaaatacCTCAGCAAAGTGCTGAAAGTAGTTGGTGAACATGAGGAACAGTCACAGTCAGTAATTTAGCTTTGTCattgtgtgcattttaaaatattaatatgacTCTTACATCCATTCTAAATTAGGtccaagaaaataaatgtatttcattttgtcaatcatacattattatttttcaaaaataaagtta
This DNA window, taken from Anabas testudineus chromosome 6, fAnaTes1.2, whole genome shotgun sequence, encodes the following:
- the si:dkey-103i16.6 gene encoding SIRT1 domain-containing protein yields the protein MNRSRSSWDKKAPQHPVTRITRSSSSQARHNNPAESQDSEPGLYGKQRKKQTDSALAQDLSQMSVSGQHIVPPSKGKTGKMSNNSSDPVQAHCSSSTSAAKSSSRGGLASVARLVKLGRCKNVLVVAGAGISTASGIPDFRTPGTGLYANLEKYNIPYPEAIFNIDYFSNDPQPFFSLAKALYPGRHRPNYIHYFIRMLHHKGLLLRMYTQNIDGLEKLCGIPDDKLVEAHGSFATASCHLCYTPYPSEEAKRAIMNDNVPICTFCAATVKPDVVFFGEDLPQKYFLHTKDFPKADLLIIMGTSLQIEPFASLVNTVRSTVPRLLLNRHAVGPFEKVPLRRGDHMELGDLENTVRRFAEMLGWSSEIEELMKSQETGSISTLISGPPSDSTRKTSQSTGASELQCRMETSRSRPGAQRAASSGSEETDSETDSKSSASSTKSN